The following are from one region of the Paenalkalicoccus suaedae genome:
- a CDS encoding MATE family efflux transporter yields the protein MAMSKKQATKLTLFALTWPIFIEIMLHMLMGNADTLMLSQYNDNAVAAVGVSNQLMSVIIVMFGFVATGTTVLIAQYKGAGDDTHANRIAVVSIILNIIFGLLLSIALLVFGEQILLAMNLPIELMDQALIYLQIVGGFAFVQALIMTISAIIKSHGFTKDAMYVTLGMNVFNVIGNYILIFGAFGAPELGVTGVAISTAVSRGIGTLWMLFLLYKRVQGTLSWTFLKTSFPKQEVRDLLKIGIPSAGEHLAYNTSQVVITYFIASMGTVALTTRVYTLNIIMFAFLFAIAIGQGTQILVGYLIGERRHKEAYQRCLKSLWIGMSVSTFVASMFYVFGDTIFAIFTDNNEIIQLGSLLLLLTIILEPGRAFNLIVINSLRAAGDVRYPVYIGILSMWGVAVTLSYTAGIVFGLGLIGVWIAQIADEWLRGLLMLRRWRSKKWVNMAFVNHKTEEIDEGERKAN from the coding sequence ATGGCAATGTCAAAAAAACAGGCAACAAAGCTTACATTATTTGCGTTAACATGGCCGATTTTTATTGAAATCATGCTTCATATGCTAATGGGAAATGCAGACACACTCATGTTAAGTCAATATAATGATAACGCTGTTGCAGCTGTTGGCGTCTCTAACCAACTCATGAGTGTTATTATTGTGATGTTTGGATTTGTCGCAACTGGGACTACCGTTTTAATTGCTCAATATAAAGGCGCCGGTGACGACACTCACGCTAATAGAATCGCGGTTGTATCCATCATTTTAAATATTATATTTGGACTATTGTTGAGTATTGCCTTACTTGTATTCGGTGAGCAAATCCTACTTGCCATGAACCTTCCGATAGAATTGATGGATCAGGCATTGATTTACCTTCAGATTGTAGGAGGTTTTGCGTTTGTTCAAGCGTTAATCATGACGATCTCCGCAATTATCAAAAGTCACGGATTCACAAAAGATGCCATGTACGTGACACTCGGTATGAACGTATTTAATGTAATTGGAAACTACATCCTTATTTTCGGTGCATTTGGTGCACCTGAACTTGGTGTAACAGGAGTAGCAATAAGTACAGCGGTCAGTCGAGGTATTGGGACTCTTTGGATGCTTTTCCTTCTTTATAAGAGAGTTCAAGGAACACTTTCATGGACGTTCTTAAAAACCTCTTTCCCTAAACAAGAAGTACGAGATCTTTTAAAAATCGGGATTCCTTCAGCTGGAGAACACCTTGCCTACAATACGTCGCAAGTTGTGATCACCTATTTTATCGCTTCTATGGGAACCGTAGCGCTAACTACTCGCGTTTATACATTAAACATCATTATGTTTGCATTTCTTTTTGCCATTGCAATCGGGCAAGGTACGCAAATTTTAGTCGGCTATTTAATTGGTGAACGACGCCATAAAGAGGCGTATCAGCGTTGTCTTAAGAGCCTTTGGATAGGAATGTCCGTCTCAACCTTTGTCGCATCGATGTTTTATGTATTTGGCGACACGATTTTTGCCATCTTTACAGATAATAACGAAATCATTCAGCTAGGATCTCTCCTTTTACTATTAACGATTATCTTAGAACCTGGAAGAGCCTTTAACCTAATTGTCATCAATTCACTTCGAGCTGCCGGTGACGTAAGATATCCCGTCTACATAGGAATTTTATCTATGTGGGGAGTAGCAGTAACTCTATCATACACGGCCGGAATTGTATTCGGTTTAGGGTTAATAGGAGTTTGGATCGCGCAAATTGCTGATGAATGGCTTCGAGGCTTACTCATGCTTCGAAGATGGCGATCAAAAAAATGGGTAAACATGGCCTTTGTCAATCATAAGACCGAAGAAATAGATGAAGGAGAAAGAAAGGCAAACTAA
- a CDS encoding TAXI family TRAP transporter solute-binding subunit, which produces MSKKFTSMFALVATGSLLLAACGNDDGNAGNTENGPANEVNEANDANEGNNGNAASGDVDVNNLQLGTGSVGGTYYPLGQEMATTISNNIEGFDGFDLSAVSSGASVDNIVGILQGEMDLGMTVHLPAVDSLTGAGDFEGVEVDNFGFMGHIYPEVMQIVTTADSGIESIADLEGASINIGPPGSGTQAAARLILEAYGLEDGDYEPFEEGFGDAAGRLQDGNLDASFGLLGLPDSSIEELSISRDITLIPISDEGMAYIEENSGYGSLSISADSYDFLEEDVQAMTAYAVLVGSTDTISEDLGYAITKALFENSGDITHPQGANLTTENALLGSDDLPMHPGAERYFEEAGILE; this is translated from the coding sequence ATGAGTAAGAAATTTACATCCATGTTTGCTCTAGTTGCTACAGGTTCACTTCTATTAGCAGCTTGTGGCAATGATGACGGTAATGCAGGGAACACAGAGAATGGTCCTGCAAATGAAGTGAATGAAGCAAATGACGCTAACGAAGGAAACAACGGTAATGCCGCTTCTGGCGACGTTGACGTAAACAACCTTCAGCTTGGAACTGGTTCTGTTGGTGGTACTTACTATCCTCTAGGTCAGGAAATGGCTACAACTATTTCAAACAACATCGAAGGTTTTGACGGGTTTGACCTAAGTGCAGTATCTTCTGGTGCATCTGTTGATAACATCGTTGGAATTCTTCAAGGAGAAATGGACCTTGGTATGACGGTTCACCTTCCTGCTGTTGACTCTCTAACTGGCGCAGGCGATTTTGAAGGCGTAGAAGTTGATAACTTCGGGTTTATGGGTCACATCTATCCAGAGGTTATGCAAATCGTAACTACTGCTGATTCAGGAATTGAGTCTATTGCAGATTTAGAAGGAGCTTCTATCAATATCGGTCCTCCAGGATCTGGTACTCAAGCAGCTGCTCGTTTAATCCTTGAAGCTTATGGATTAGAAGATGGCGACTATGAGCCGTTTGAAGAAGGTTTTGGCGACGCTGCTGGTCGTCTACAAGATGGTAACCTAGACGCATCATTCGGTCTTTTAGGTTTACCTGATAGCAGCATTGAAGAACTATCTATTTCTCGTGATATTACGCTTATTCCAATCAGCGACGAAGGAATGGCGTACATTGAGGAGAACAGCGGGTACGGTTCACTATCAATCTCTGCTGATTCTTACGACTTCCTAGAAGAAGATGTTCAAGCTATGACTGCTTATGCTGTTTTAGTTGGTTCTACTGATACAATCAGCGAAGACCTTGGTTACGCAATTACAAAAGCTCTATTCGAAAACAGCGGAGACATCACTCACCCACAAGGCGCTAACTTAACGACTGAGAATGCGCTTCTCGGTTCTGATGATCTTCCAATGCACCCTGGTGCTGAGCGTTACTTCGAAGAAGCTGGAATTTTAGAATAG